The following proteins are encoded in a genomic region of Sorangiineae bacterium MSr12523:
- the smpB gene encoding SsrA-binding protein SmpB, translating into MAKKKEAETNGEKLIVKNKKVFFDYSIEDHYEGGLVLLGGEVKSLRSGRVEMVDAFASVDRGELWLKQLTIAPTEQASAFPHEPRRPRKVLLHAREIEQIGKRIQREGYTLVPIRLYFKNGFVKVELGLGKGKKSLDKRQDMARKTADREARAAIGRGRKGNAA; encoded by the coding sequence ATGGCCAAGAAAAAAGAAGCCGAAACCAACGGCGAAAAGCTCATCGTGAAGAACAAGAAGGTGTTCTTCGACTATTCCATCGAGGACCACTACGAAGGCGGGCTCGTACTTCTCGGCGGCGAGGTGAAGTCGTTGCGCAGTGGCCGCGTCGAAATGGTCGATGCCTTCGCGAGTGTGGACCGGGGCGAACTCTGGTTGAAGCAGCTCACCATCGCGCCCACCGAGCAAGCGAGCGCCTTCCCCCACGAACCGCGCCGCCCGCGCAAGGTGCTCCTGCACGCGCGCGAGATCGAGCAAATCGGCAAGCGCATCCAGCGCGAGGGTTACACCTTGGTGCCGATTCGTCTGTACTTCAAAAATGGCTTCGTGAAGGTGGAACTGGGCCTGGGCAAGGGCAAAAAGAGCCTCGACAAGCGGCAGGACATGGCGCGCAAAACCGCCGACCGCGAGGCCCGCGCCGCCATCGGCCGCGGCCGCAAAGGAAACGCGGCATGA
- a CDS encoding four helix bundle protein, with the protein MTDQNMTPRSALPHHSLVAYQVAVEFLLAVKRANIRDAKFRDEAVRAAKSVCLNSAEGAGRVTRADKARAFAIARGEAVEAVAAVEICALAGDVEQDAADECVVIARRLLALLTRLSR; encoded by the coding sequence ATGACCGATCAAAACATGACCCCGCGCTCAGCACTTCCACATCATTCACTCGTGGCCTATCAGGTTGCCGTCGAGTTTTTGCTCGCGGTGAAGCGGGCCAATATTCGCGATGCCAAGTTTCGCGATGAGGCCGTACGCGCCGCGAAGAGTGTGTGCCTCAATAGCGCCGAAGGCGCTGGCCGCGTCACGCGTGCGGACAAGGCACGTGCCTTTGCCATTGCGCGTGGTGAGGCCGTCGAGGCCGTGGCCGCCGTCGAGATCTGCGCGCTCGCAGGCGACGTCGAACAAGACGCCGCCGACGAGTGCGTCGTCATCGCGCGCCGGCTCCTCGCGCTCTTGACTCGCCTGTCTCGCTAA